From Desulfobulbaceae bacterium, a single genomic window includes:
- a CDS encoding DUF2079 domain-containing protein codes for MKSTGINAAEEGQALCRVAMWFLAAMIATYTLVFGYLTWSQQANFGTFGYDMGIYDQGIWLLSRFKTPFLTVRGLNYFGHHVNLITLLFVPFYWLGAGPKFLYLAQTVVLGLGALPLWLLAKDRLGGPWVALVPAGAFLLYPSLEWINWWHFHPDALIITPLIFAWWLASRRSWKWFAVAVGGCLASKEDAALALLVMGGLIFAQGWWMRRQGPEPSGGSGVMTAGLLTMSVSVMWWLLCTKLIIPSANDGQGPFYGNLFPGFGSSVIEVVSGIIRNPVVLWEAGTRADCLIYYLKLFAPVAGLCLLSPVTLIGLPQLLVNVISAHGYTHDIKYHYSAIITAAVFLGTVEALSRLSKRKIWVIPGVVVLLCAAVWFNREWSPSPFGKSFRTGIWASPHDKHPAVRAALALVPSDARVTATYYIVPHLSQRQGIYEFPNPFITANWGIDGENPGNPEDINFLVLDTTLNGDKKDLYDQLIAPNGPFEIVFSLDGIVVAHRRSVF; via the coding sequence ATGAAGAGCACTGGTATTAATGCAGCAGAAGAGGGGCAGGCGCTTTGCCGAGTGGCTATGTGGTTTCTTGCGGCAATGATAGCAACATATACTCTTGTTTTTGGATATTTGACCTGGTCGCAACAGGCTAATTTTGGCACCTTTGGTTATGATATGGGGATATACGATCAGGGGATATGGCTCCTCTCCCGGTTTAAGACTCCCTTTCTTACTGTTCGTGGCCTTAATTATTTCGGGCATCATGTCAATTTAATCACACTCCTCTTTGTTCCTTTCTACTGGCTGGGCGCAGGCCCTAAATTTCTCTACCTGGCGCAGACGGTTGTGCTTGGGCTTGGCGCGCTTCCTCTGTGGTTGCTGGCCAAGGATCGTCTTGGTGGTCCTTGGGTTGCTTTGGTTCCTGCCGGAGCATTTCTGCTGTATCCTTCCCTTGAGTGGATCAATTGGTGGCATTTTCATCCTGACGCCTTGATTATCACACCACTGATTTTTGCCTGGTGGCTGGCGAGCCGAAGGTCGTGGAAATGGTTTGCCGTCGCTGTGGGGGGTTGTTTGGCTTCCAAAGAGGATGCCGCTTTGGCCCTATTGGTGATGGGTGGGTTAATATTTGCTCAAGGCTGGTGGATGAGACGGCAAGGGCCTGAGCCGTCTGGTGGCAGCGGTGTGATGACAGCGGGCCTACTCACCATGAGTGTTTCGGTGATGTGGTGGCTTTTGTGCACTAAACTCATTATTCCATCTGCCAACGATGGCCAAGGCCCATTTTACGGTAACTTGTTTCCTGGATTTGGGTCAAGCGTCATTGAAGTAGTCTCCGGGATCATTAGGAATCCAGTTGTGTTGTGGGAGGCGGGTACACGTGCTGATTGCCTTATCTACTATTTGAAACTCTTTGCGCCAGTCGCGGGCCTTTGTCTGTTGTCCCCGGTCACCTTGATCGGACTGCCGCAACTGTTGGTCAATGTCATCTCAGCTCATGGCTATACCCATGATATTAAATATCACTATTCGGCGATTATCACCGCTGCGGTTTTCTTGGGAACAGTGGAAGCTCTGTCGCGGCTGTCGAAAAGGAAGATATGGGTGATTCCGGGGGTAGTAGTCTTGCTCTGTGCTGCTGTGTGGTTCAACCGTGAGTGGTCCCCTTCGCCATTTGGGAAATCTTTTCGAACCGGTATCTGGGCCTCTCCTCATGACAAACATCCGGCGGTGCGTGCCGCTTTAGCATTAGTGCCATCAGATGCTCGTGTTACGGCGACATACTATATTGTCCCGCATCTCTCCCAGCGTCAGGGGATCTATGAGTTTCCTAATCCTTTCATTACGGCCAATTGGGGGATAGATGGTGAAAATCCCGGAAACCCTGAAGATATTAACTTTTTGGTCCTGGATACCACGCTGAATGGGGATAAGAAGGATTTATATGACCAGCTTATTGCTCCGAACGGTCCTTTTGAGATTGTTTTCAGTTTGGATGGAATTGTGGTCGCCCACAGACGCAGTGTTTTTTGA
- a CDS encoding GtrA family protein, giving the protein MLYGAIRKELILYLVVGVTGLALDALSFYCFRTLGWGLALANITARHIGAVYTFWVNRAVTFSRSGGGALSLGREAALYLFLLYASMAVSTFLLWALIETLSLSEHFLFQTMGKIGVDGCCALANFAVCKWVIFTPHMSTKSG; this is encoded by the coding sequence ATGCTGTATGGAGCCATTCGTAAAGAACTGATCTTGTATCTGGTGGTAGGGGTCACGGGCTTGGCCCTCGATGCCTTAAGTTTTTACTGCTTTCGGACCTTGGGTTGGGGGCTTGCGCTTGCCAACATCACCGCACGACACATCGGGGCGGTGTATACTTTTTGGGTCAACCGTGCTGTAACCTTTTCCCGCTCAGGTGGAGGCGCTCTATCCTTAGGTCGTGAGGCGGCGCTGTATCTCTTCTTGCTCTATGCATCAATGGCCGTGTCAACTTTTCTGTTGTGGGCTCTCATCGAAACCTTATCGCTCAGCGAGCATTTTCTGTTCCAGACGATGGGAAAGATCGGGGTTGATGGCTGTTGCGCCCTGGCGAATTTTGCGGTGTGCAAGTGGGTAATTTTTACCCCACATATGTCGACTAAATCGGGGTAA
- a CDS encoding glycosyltransferase family 2 protein produces MTKTQGKVSVVAPMFNEGQVLALFAEKVHEALLSVSVDYELIFVDDGSRDDTSERIRELAAVDPRIVGICFSRNFGKEAAIVAGLRHATGSAVVVMDGDGQHPPAILPEMIALWRQGGVEVVAAIKQGRVSDPWHVRLRASLFNRMMLAATGLDLEGGSDFQLLDRTAVDAVLALGERGRFFRGMAQWVGFKRQTIHFNVAERLAGTGRWSIRQLVRLALTAIISFTARPLTWIMGIGALGVAIALLLGGQALFSWFTGKAVSGWTSLTILILFFGSANLFAVGVVGEYLGQVYQEVKQRPLYLVREVIMGGKR; encoded by the coding sequence ATGACCAAGACACAGGGTAAAGTGAGCGTGGTGGCTCCGATGTTTAACGAGGGGCAGGTCCTGGCGCTTTTCGCGGAGAAGGTGCATGAGGCGTTGTTGTCAGTATCCGTAGATTATGAGCTGATATTTGTCGATGATGGAAGCCGTGATGACACCAGTGAGCGTATCCGAGAACTTGCTGCTGTTGATCCGCGAATTGTGGGGATATGTTTTTCACGGAATTTTGGCAAGGAGGCGGCGATTGTGGCTGGCCTTCGTCATGCCACCGGCAGCGCTGTAGTGGTGATGGACGGCGATGGCCAGCATCCCCCCGCCATTCTGCCTGAGATGATCGCTCTCTGGCGGCAGGGGGGTGTGGAGGTTGTCGCAGCCATTAAACAGGGGCGTGTTAGTGATCCATGGCATGTTCGTCTGCGCGCGAGTCTTTTTAATCGGATGATGCTGGCGGCGACCGGTCTTGATTTGGAAGGGGGCTCTGATTTTCAGCTGCTCGACCGGACAGCTGTGGATGCCGTGCTTGCCCTGGGAGAACGCGGGCGATTTTTTCGAGGAATGGCTCAATGGGTCGGCTTTAAGCGTCAGACTATTCATTTTAACGTAGCAGAACGTTTGGCCGGCACAGGGCGATGGTCAATACGGCAGTTGGTGCGGCTGGCGCTTACTGCCATTATTTCATTTACTGCACGGCCCTTGACTTGGATTATGGGCATTGGTGCGCTAGGTGTTGCTATTGCCCTCTTACTCGGGGGGCAGGCTCTATTCTCCTGGTTTACAGGAAAGGCGGTGAGCGGGTGGACTTCGTTAACCATTTTGATTCTTTTTTTTGGTTCTGCAAATCTGTTTGCCGTGGGAGTGGTCGGCGAGTACTTGGGGCAGGTGTATCAGGAGGTTAAACAGCGCCCTCTGTATCTGGTCCGTGAGGTTATCATGGGCGGGAAAAGATAA